In Helianthus annuus cultivar XRQ/B chromosome 3, HanXRQr2.0-SUNRISE, whole genome shotgun sequence, a single window of DNA contains:
- the LOC110929055 gene encoding uncharacterized protein LOC110929055 gives MYPCCRRACVESVFWVMPLTKLVADALGVVTISLVAVLGLIGFLCILYSFYFRSHIRGQGYNRLGYFAGPWVIRVIFILFSIWWGFGEILRLEFLRQDGRVLRTLNSKWQDMVCKCYIMSNLGFAEPCLFLTLVFLLRASLQKTESGPLSQNWNFKTAVYVLLCCSPMFALQLTVVLVGPHYKTDMHVHTNKWRKFFRITSHKQNEVARCYYPLMSTIFLGVFATMLTLYLFLLGRRILSLVISKGLQKRVLILIISISSFFLLRVLLLSLSVFSNPGETVFEVLAFLAFLSLLCCSGIGVCMLVYFPIADSLALKTLQDLEDRRRIIEEHNDTLSLIANQSPLDDRDRDNLGKQGSISFRATEMNDRDRSGGFVELSLFSPSQHSTPVGSPQILGWPMLPSDAT, from the coding sequence ATGTATCCATGCTGTCGGAGAGCATGCGTGGAATCTGTCTTTTGGGTGATGCCCCTGACAAAATTAGTTGCTGATGCACTTGGTGTCGTCACAATATCACTCGTAGCTGTTTTGGGTCTTATCGGTTTCCTCTGCATCTTATACTCGTTCTACTTCCGATCTCACATTCGCGGTCAAGGGTATAACCGTCTTGGATATTTTGCGGGCCCGTGGGTCATCCGCGTCATTTTCATATTATTTTCAATTTGGTGGGGTTTTGGAGAGATTTTACGCCTTGAGTTTCTTCGACAAGACGGTCGCGTATTACGTACGCTTAACTCAAAATGGCAAGATATGGTTTGCAAATGCTACATCATGTCAAACCTAGGGTTTGCGGAACCGTGTTTATTCCTCACCCTCGTGTTTCTTCTTCGTGCATCATTACAAAAAACCGAGTCGGGCCCGTTGAGTCAAAACTGGAATTTCAAAACTGCCGTTTACGTTCTTCTATGTTGCTCGCCTATGTTTGCCCTTCAGTTAACGGTTGTTCTAGTCGGACCGCACTATAAAACCGACATGCATGTGCACACAAACAAATGGAGAAAGTTTTTCAGAATTACGTCTCATAAGCAAAACGAAGTGGCCCGTTGTTATTATCCGTTAATGAGTACCATCTTTCTTGGTGTTTTTGCCACCATGTTGACTCTCTATTTGTTCTTGCTCGGGAGGCGAATATTAAGTTTGGTTATAAGTAAAGGGTTGCAGAAACGCGTTCTCATATTAATAATTTCCATTTCTAGTTTCTTCCTGTTACGGGTTCTGTTACTCAGTCTATCCGTTTTCTCAAACCCCGGTGAAACCGTTTTTGAAGTTCTCGCATTCTTGGCGTTTCTTTCGCTTCTATGTTGTTCCGGGATCGGTGTTTGTATGCTTGTTTACTTCCCGATCGCGGATTCATTGGCGTTGAAGACTTTACAAGATTTAGAGGATAGGAGAAGGATTATCGAAGAACACAATGACACTCTTTCTCTAATTGCTAACCAAAGCCCTCTCGATGATCGCGATCGTGATAATTTGGGAAAGCAGGGGTCAATATCGTTTCGTGCAACGGAGATGAATGATCGGGATCGGTCGGGAGGGTTTGTGGAACTGAGTTTATTTTCGCCTAGTCAGCATTCGACTCCGGTGGGTTCACCTCAGATACTGGGCTGGCCTATGCTCCCCTCGGACGCAACCTGA